Genomic window (Chondrocystis sp. NIES-4102):
TTCAGAGATTAACTGTTCGTAACATTGAGTAACTGTTGTACGAGAAATATTTAATGATTGAGAAAGCGATCGCGTGGAGGGGATTTTTTGCTTTGGTAGGATTTTTCCCCCCAGAATTAATTGACGCAACTCTGCATACAGTTGACGGTGTAAAGGGATAGAACTATTGGCATCTAAATTGATAGCTAAATCCATAATGATTCAAACTCAAAAGTGGACTGGTATAAAAATAGGAAATTGGCTATTGTCACAGCCTATTTGTTGAATATATTTTGATACTTAGCATTCACCTTTGAGGCTATTATTTATGACATTTTCTAAGACTCAACGCAATACCGTTAAAAGAGCATCTAAAAGAGGTAACTATGAGCGCGAATTAGTATATCAAATTTTAGATGAAGGTTTAGTGTGTCATGTCGGTTTTGTTGTCGATGGTCAACCCTTTGTAATTCCCACGGCTTACGCAAGAATAGGCGATCGCTTGTATATACATGGTTCTCCTGCCAGTAGAATGTTAAAAACTCTCCAAAATGACATAGAAGTATGTGTCACAGTAACTTTATTAGATGGTTTAGTTTTAGCACGTTCAGCTTTTCATCATTCTATGAATTATCGCTCGGTGGTAATCTTTGGTAAGGCGAGTAAAATTGCCAATGAAGTTGAAAAATTAGCAGCACTCCAAGCTTTTACAGAACACATTTTACCTAATAGATGGCAACAAGTGCGATCGCCAAATCCTCAAGAAATGCTTGGTACTTTAGTACTGTCTTTGCCAATCAATGAAGCTTCTGCCAAGATCAGAACAGGAGATCCCTTAGACGACGAAGAGGATTATCAATTAGCTGTGTGGGCTGGTACATTACCTTTAGAGTTAACTCCTCAACTACCAGTCCCTGATCGTTTATCGGCAACAGTTGCCATACCTAATGATTTGTTAACTTATAGTCGCAAAAGAGGTGGTGGTAATTAAAGGTGTGATGGGCAGATAGCTTTTCTAAATAAATAGTAATGTAATGAATTTAGAAAATCATATTTAGGAGAAAATAATTACACATTTTTTTAGCTTGATCTAAGGCTATAAGTTTATTATGTACCTACATGAATATCCCTTACCCTAACTGGTACACAAGCATGAGTCATTTGGGCAATTTGCATCGGCTCACCTTTACCACACATATTAGTCCCACATTGAACTAATTCTGATTGATCACCTAAAGCATCAACACTATTCCAAAAGTCAGTAGTCATGCTGTGATAGGTTACATTTTTAAGCATTCCTACTATTTTCCCTTTTTTAATCTGCCAAAAAGCATCACCACCAAATTGAAAGTTACGTCTTTGTTGATCGATGGAATAACTACCAATGCCATCTATAAGAATACCTTCTTCGGTGTCAGCAATCATTGCTTCTAAGGAGGCGGTATGGGAATCTCCACTTTTACCAGGCTCTAAGCCCAAGTTAGGAATACGTACCATCGGTGTACTTGACCAACTGTCTGCATAGGCACTACCGTTACTACTATCACGTCCTAAACGATAAGCAGTTTCTCGATCTGTTAGATAGTCATTGAGAATACCATCTTTAACTACATACCATTTTTGGGCTGGTACACCCTCATCATCATAAGCCATCGTACCTCTTCCGTGAGGCTGAGTGCGATCGGCAACAAAGTTAACCCAAGGGGCAGCATATTGTAGTTTGTGTAGCTTATCGGTGGTGGCAAAGCTTGTACCTGCAAAGTTGGCTTCGTAACCGTAAACACGATCTAGTTCGGTAGGATGTCCTACAGATTCATGAATGGTTAAAAATAAATTACTAGGCTTTAAAATTAAGGTTGTTTTACCGTCGCTGGTTAATTCGCTAGCGTGAACCTTTTCAATTGCTTGTTGGGCGACCCTTGCCACATTACCCAATAAATCATCCGCATCAATATGTTCATAACCTATATTAAGAGGTGGACGTTCATAACTTCTACTTTTAGCATCTCCCAGTGCGATCGCTGTACACCCCATTCCTGGAAAACTACGATAAATGGTTTGTTCGATCATTGAACCGACGGTAGAAGCAAATGTTTGTTCTTGTTTAGTGAAACTTAGGAAAGAATAAGCTTTTTTAATACCTTGATTTTCGTAAGCTAGTAATTCCTCGTTAATTTTCAATAGTAATTCTGCCTTAGTAGACATTGATACTTCAAAAGGATCAATTTGAATAGGTGTAATATATTGATCTTGATAAGCTGCAACTGGGGCTAATTTTACTGGTTCAAGTTGAGTTAAACGACTTCCTTTTGCAGTTTCGATCGCAAGATCCACAACTCTTTTAATTTCGTCCCTAGTAAGACGGTGGGATGCTACAAAACCCCACGCACCGTTAAGTAGTACTCTGACTCCAAAACCAGAACTAACATTATCAGTTAAACGATTTAAAGAGCGATCGCGCGCTGATAAACTTTGCTGACGATAGTTGCACAGACGAATATCACCATATTCGCAATTATTTTGTTTGATTAATTCAATGGCTAGGTTGGCTAATTCTTGCTTGGTAATGTCTATAGAAGCTTGGATCATTATAAGTTAGAGATAAAAAACTTGATTTAGCTTTATTTTAGACAAAAGCCAACTAATTTAGTATTGTTAATTGATATTTGTGAATGTTTTGCTCTGTTTCTTTCTATATAACAGGCTCTAGAAAGTATTCTCCCTCATTAGGATTTATAAGTCTCAAAATTTACTATTAATCATTTCAATCAGTAAGTATATTAGGCTATTTAGATATATTTACGTAAGTAAAACTAACCAAGTGAAAAATATTAAAATCTTGTATCTAAACCTGTAAGATATTAAATAGATAGTTTTATTCCAGAACACAACTATCTTATAACTGCTTGATATTATTGATGTTTCAGGTATTTTCAGGGAAATTCACAAATTATTTACATAACTATCGCAATAATTACGTAAACTTTATACCATGTCCACATATTCACGGATATACTAAATTTATGAA
Coding sequences:
- a CDS encoding peptidase U62 modulator of DNA gyrase gives rise to the protein MIQASIDITKQELANLAIELIKQNNCEYGDIRLCNYRQQSLSARDRSLNRLTDNVSSGFGVRVLLNGAWGFVASHRLTRDEIKRVVDLAIETAKGSRLTQLEPVKLAPVAAYQDQYITPIQIDPFEVSMSTKAELLLKINEELLAYENQGIKKAYSFLSFTKQEQTFASTVGSMIEQTIYRSFPGMGCTAIALGDAKSRSYERPPLNIGYEHIDADDLLGNVARVAQQAIEKVHASELTSDGKTTLILKPSNLFLTIHESVGHPTELDRVYGYEANFAGTSFATTDKLHKLQYAAPWVNFVADRTQPHGRGTMAYDDEGVPAQKWYVVKDGILNDYLTDRETAYRLGRDSSNGSAYADSWSSTPMVRIPNLGLEPGKSGDSHTASLEAMIADTEEGILIDGIGSYSIDQQRRNFQFGGDAFWQIKKGKIVGMLKNVTYHSMTTDFWNSVDALGDQSELVQCGTNMCGKGEPMQIAQMTHACVPVRVRDIHVGT